Below is a genomic region from Deltaproteobacteria bacterium.
CAGGCGGCGTAGAGCATCCTCCGTCCCGCCGCGTGGGCGAGAGAAGCCTCGGCCTCTTCCGTCGTTACGAACTCCTTGCCGAACTTCCCGGCTATGGCGGCGGCGCCGGTGGCGGCGGCCGAAGCCTTGAGGAAGGTCCTTCTCGTAAAACCTTTTCTCATCCTAGCCTTACTCATGCTTTTATCTCCCTCCCTTCGTAAGAGATTACTTAGCCTCCAGAAGCCAAGGCTCCAGCTTGCTGGTCGCGTTCTTGTCCCAGGTCCTGATAAAGGCGACGATGTCGTTTATCTGGTAGGGATCAAGCTCCGTGACCGCCAGGTCGCTGCCCTTGAGGAAGGGCTTCATGACCGTGCCGGCCCTGCCCCTTATGATCGTCTGCCTGATGAAGTCGTCGGAGGCGAGATCGAGGAAGACCTGATTGTTGAGGGCCGGACCGAAGTCGGTGCCCTCGCCGTTGTAGCCGTGGCAGGCCCCGCAGTTGCCGCGGAAGAGGACCTTGCCGTCCTCGGGGTTGCCCCACACGGGGTTGGGGTTGAGCGCTATGCCGGGGACCTCCTGCCATGTCCTCAGAAAGGCGATGATGTCCTCGATCTGGGAGTCGGAGAGCTGGTCCTCCCAGCCGGGCATGGGCCTGCCGGGCCTGCCCTTCTTTATCGTGCCGGCGAGGTACTCGTCGCTGGCCATGGCGAGGAAGGTCTGGTTGTTGAGCTGGTTGCCGATGAGATCGGTCGTCTCTCCGCCGCCGCCCGTGAACCAGCCCATGGGACCGCCGCGGCCCTGGCCCTTGTCGCCGTGACAGACGGCGCAGTTCTGCTGGTAGAGCTTCTCGCCGTTTGCAGCCGAAGCGGCCTTGGAGACGTCGGCACCGGCCGCCACAAGCATCACCGCCGCCGCAAAGCTTGCGGCAAAGACTACACCCTTCTTAAGTACCATCATTTCACCCCCTTGATAGAGTCGAGTCTGGTCTTGACTTGTTGATGTTCACCTGCCACACCAACTCATCTCACACCCTTCACCCATCCGCCATCCGCTCCCTGCCTCTTCCCGGACATCCCGTCGAGGCAGGGCGCCTTGCACGGCGCGGACAGGTTCCCGCAGCGTTACTGCTCACCTCCCTTC
It encodes:
- a CDS encoding c-type cytochrome; this translates as MMVLKKGVVFAASFAAAVMLVAAGADVSKAASAANGEKLYQQNCAVCHGDKGQGRGGPMGWFTGGGGETTDLIGNQLNNQTFLAMASDEYLAGTIKKGRPGRPMPGWEDQLSDSQIEDIIAFLRTWQEVPGIALNPNPVWGNPEDGKVLFRGNCGACHGYNGEGTDFGPALNNQVFLDLASDDFIRQTIIRGRAGTVMKPFLKGSDLAVTELDPYQINDIVAFIRTWDKNATSKLEPWLLEAK